From the Leifsonia sp. AG29 genome, one window contains:
- a CDS encoding TerC family protein, translating to MEPALPLWFEIGSLVVLTLVLAFDLLIVYRRPHIPSPRESTLWVVFYVGLALIFSLLMLLIGDGEHAGQFLAGWLTEYSLSIDNLFVFVIIMGRFAVPRTYQQEVLMVGIILALIFRGVFIVLGAGLIASFSWIFYVFGAFLLYTAAHQALSKHDEEGRDDSWFIRFARRRLRVSTQYDGNRLRTTVGGRRVFTPLIIVFLALGTTDLLFALDSIPAIFGITQSPFIVFTANVFALMGLRQLYFLLGHLLDKLEYLKYGIAFILAFIGVKLVFHAMHDNQVPFINGGRPIVWAPDISTGTSLAVIVGSMVVATMASLVKLRLSGSTVAEAIHGDDDPDAAASTDRSQEDPRT from the coding sequence ATGGAACCCGCCCTCCCGCTCTGGTTCGAGATCGGTTCGCTCGTCGTGCTGACGCTCGTCCTCGCCTTCGACCTGCTCATCGTCTACCGGCGCCCGCACATCCCGAGCCCTCGCGAGTCGACGCTGTGGGTGGTGTTCTACGTCGGCCTGGCGCTGATCTTCTCGCTCCTCATGCTGCTCATCGGCGACGGCGAGCACGCCGGCCAGTTCCTCGCCGGATGGCTGACCGAGTACAGCCTGAGCATCGACAACCTGTTCGTGTTCGTCATCATCATGGGCCGGTTCGCGGTGCCGAGGACCTACCAGCAGGAGGTCCTCATGGTGGGGATCATCCTGGCGCTGATCTTCCGCGGTGTGTTCATCGTGCTCGGTGCCGGTCTGATCGCCAGCTTCAGCTGGATCTTCTACGTCTTCGGCGCCTTCCTGCTCTACACGGCGGCTCATCAGGCCCTCTCGAAGCACGACGAGGAGGGGAGGGACGACTCGTGGTTCATCCGGTTCGCGCGCCGTCGCCTCCGCGTGTCCACCCAGTACGACGGCAACCGCCTGCGGACCACCGTGGGCGGCCGGCGCGTGTTCACGCCGCTCATCATCGTCTTCCTCGCGCTCGGCACGACCGACCTGCTCTTCGCCCTCGACTCGATCCCGGCGATCTTCGGGATCACGCAGAGCCCGTTCATCGTGTTCACCGCGAACGTCTTCGCCCTCATGGGCCTCAGGCAGTTGTACTTCCTGCTCGGACACCTCCTGGACAAGCTCGAGTACCTCAAATACGGGATCGCGTTCATCCTCGCCTTCATCGGCGTGAAGCTCGTCTTCCACGCGATGCACGACAACCAGGTGCCGTTCATCAACGGCGGCCGGCCGATCGTGTGGGCGCCCGACATCAGCACCGGGACCTCGCTCGCCGTCATCGTCGGGTCGATGGTTGTCGCTACGATGGCATCTCTGGTGAAGCTGCGGTTGAGCGGCTCCACCGTCGCCGAGGCGATCCACGGTGACGACGACCCCGACGCGGCCGCTTCCACGGACCGCAGCCAGGAGGACCCCCGGACATGA
- a CDS encoding FHA domain-containing protein has product MFDVQQTTAGEWAVVAAGARALLVAETDTEQLRRLHAAVRCGFAETLDALVSRGLSTTPSFALLDASAPVVLLAVRGRAEAAVGVPTGRTIDAGGVSSWLETQLADAGSVALGRPVTAGLPLVDGVVMADGVVWTASDDRSAVQETIAVPTRRERETGPVDALEPAEWQEATEAAEPGEAPDVPVPAESVTRVPTATLAEGPVGDAGGRTGYDHLFGATLMRSVEEAAMRPQEEADASRIDLPAFITDSFPSGPAGAEGDHDGMTVMSGDLPPRSPRSDAGAPSAPVTPSYSLRLFDGRRETLVRPVVVGRAPSVSAAPRLPSVRPVTLTSAEDDISRSHVAVAVEGDSVVVTDLHSRNGTLIVLPGKSPQKLRSGDPTTVVTGTLIDLGSGVTMTVELDA; this is encoded by the coding sequence GTGTTCGACGTTCAGCAGACGACGGCGGGGGAGTGGGCGGTCGTCGCGGCCGGCGCACGCGCGCTCCTGGTGGCCGAGACGGACACCGAGCAGCTCCGGCGTCTGCACGCGGCGGTCCGGTGCGGGTTCGCCGAGACGCTCGACGCGCTGGTGTCCCGCGGGCTCAGCACGACCCCGTCGTTCGCCCTGCTCGACGCCTCCGCGCCGGTCGTCCTGCTCGCGGTCCGCGGCAGGGCCGAGGCGGCCGTGGGCGTTCCCACGGGGCGCACGATCGACGCCGGTGGTGTGTCGTCTTGGCTCGAGACGCAGCTCGCCGATGCCGGCTCGGTCGCGCTCGGCCGTCCCGTCACGGCGGGCCTCCCCTTGGTGGACGGGGTCGTGATGGCCGACGGTGTCGTGTGGACCGCGTCGGACGACCGGTCCGCCGTGCAAGAGACCATCGCCGTTCCGACGCGGCGCGAACGCGAGACCGGGCCCGTGGATGCGCTCGAGCCGGCGGAGTGGCAGGAGGCGACCGAGGCTGCTGAGCCAGGAGAGGCGCCCGACGTACCCGTTCCCGCGGAGAGCGTCACGCGCGTCCCCACCGCTACCCTCGCGGAAGGCCCCGTCGGTGACGCCGGCGGGCGCACCGGTTACGACCACCTCTTCGGCGCGACGCTGATGCGGAGCGTAGAGGAGGCGGCGATGCGCCCGCAGGAGGAAGCCGACGCCTCCCGGATCGACCTGCCCGCGTTCATCACCGACTCGTTCCCGTCCGGGCCGGCAGGGGCGGAGGGCGACCATGACGGGATGACCGTCATGAGCGGTGACCTGCCGCCTCGGAGTCCGCGCAGCGACGCCGGAGCACCGTCGGCGCCGGTGACTCCCTCCTACTCGCTGCGTCTCTTCGACGGACGCCGCGAGACCCTCGTCCGGCCGGTCGTGGTCGGGCGGGCGCCGAGCGTGTCCGCGGCACCGCGCCTCCCCTCCGTCCGCCCTGTGACACTCACCAGTGCTGAGGACGACATCTCTCGTTCCCATGTCGCGGTGGCCGTCGAGGGCGACAGCGTCGTTGTCACCGACCTGCACTCCCGGAACGGGACCCTCATCGTCCTCCCCGGGAAGTCTCCGCAGAAGCTCCGCAGCGGCGATCCGACGACGGTCGTCACCGGAACGCTGATCGACCTCGGGAGCGGCGTGACCATGACCGTCGAGCTCGACGCATGA
- a CDS encoding serine/threonine-protein kinase: MASQPPELEGLHLIRLLGSGGFSDVFLYEQDLPRRSVAVKVLLTDSVDDAARARFVAEANVMARLSAHPYIVTIFHAGVSRDDRPYLVMEYCSGPSLADRLRRERIGVEDALRTGIRLSSAVATAHAAGILHRDIKPANVLTNALGWPALTDFGIASALEELPVHTTTLSELRRAGGTGATGNGTGDSSRSVGLSVPWSPPEMFADDPEPDVRSDIFSLAATVHTLLAGRTPFEVPGRSNGTLDLMGRIERGMITRIDRDDIPPSLTAVLRRGMATRQADRYQSAIDFARALQRVELELGLAATGIDVPNVTVTEERGPSQDGSDAEPETRARSVATVRAQQPAAPEATRVRGVVPVVPMGAAPAEVRAPEQTVVRPPRPSDTSATDSSDDGAGAGTADAEEARRRDPRKRLLAWIGAGAAAVVVLGVAAALVANALAPATPSAPRAGSARDGTVAVTIVPPPQLVTAERSTDRTTATFTWKTKQPKPGDQFTWVREGTTDPPAVTAEQRITVTGLQPSQSVCIDVATIRSGRTSEQLRACAQ, from the coding sequence ATGGCGTCGCAGCCGCCCGAGCTCGAGGGGCTGCACCTCATCCGGTTGCTCGGCTCCGGCGGGTTCTCGGACGTCTTCCTGTACGAGCAGGACCTTCCGCGCCGGAGCGTCGCCGTCAAGGTGCTGCTCACCGACAGCGTCGACGACGCGGCACGGGCGCGGTTCGTCGCGGAGGCGAATGTGATGGCCCGCCTCTCCGCGCATCCGTACATCGTCACGATCTTCCACGCCGGCGTCTCGCGCGACGACCGGCCCTACCTCGTCATGGAGTACTGCTCGGGTCCGTCGCTCGCCGACCGGCTCCGCCGGGAGCGCATCGGCGTCGAAGATGCCCTCCGGACCGGCATCCGGCTCTCCAGCGCAGTGGCGACGGCCCACGCGGCGGGCATCCTGCACCGCGACATCAAGCCGGCGAACGTCCTGACGAATGCGCTCGGCTGGCCGGCGCTGACCGACTTCGGGATCGCCTCCGCCCTCGAGGAGCTGCCGGTCCATACGACGACGCTGTCGGAGCTGCGCCGTGCCGGTGGCACGGGGGCGACGGGCAACGGCACCGGAGACAGCAGCCGGAGCGTGGGGCTGAGCGTCCCGTGGTCGCCGCCGGAGATGTTCGCCGACGACCCCGAGCCCGACGTGCGCAGCGACATCTTCTCGCTCGCCGCGACAGTGCACACGCTCCTGGCGGGCCGCACCCCGTTCGAAGTGCCCGGCCGCTCGAACGGCACCCTCGATCTCATGGGACGCATCGAGCGCGGGATGATCACGCGGATCGACCGGGACGACATCCCGCCGTCCCTCACCGCCGTGCTCCGCCGGGGCATGGCCACACGGCAGGCGGACCGCTACCAGTCCGCCATCGACTTCGCCCGCGCCCTGCAGCGTGTAGAACTGGAGCTCGGTCTCGCGGCGACCGGGATCGACGTGCCGAACGTCACCGTGACCGAGGAGCGTGGACCGTCGCAGGACGGATCCGACGCTGAGCCGGAGACGCGAGCCCGATCGGTCGCGACCGTGCGCGCGCAACAGCCCGCCGCGCCCGAAGCGACCCGTGTCCGGGGCGTCGTCCCTGTGGTTCCCATGGGCGCCGCACCCGCAGAAGTGAGGGCACCCGAGCAGACGGTGGTACGTCCGCCGCGGCCTTCCGACACCTCCGCCACGGACTCCTCCGACGACGGGGCGGGGGCGGGCACGGCCGATGCCGAGGAGGCGCGGCGGCGCGATCCGCGCAAGCGCCTGCTCGCCTGGATCGGCGCCGGGGCGGCAGCGGTCGTGGTGCTCGGAGTGGCCGCGGCGCTCGTGGCGAACGCGCTCGCCCCCGCGACGCCGTCCGCCCCACGAGCGGGCTCGGCGCGGGACGGGACCGTCGCCGTGACGATCGTCCCGCCGCCCCAGCTCGTCACCGCCGAGCGGAGCACTGACCGCACGACGGCGACGTTCACCTGGAAGACGAAGCAGCCGAAGCCCGGAGACCAGTTCACCTGGGTCCGAGAGGGAACGACGGACCCGCCCGCCGTCACCGCGGAACAGCGCATCACGGTCACCGGCCTCCAACCCTCCCAGTCGGTCTGCATCGACGTCGCGACCATCCGCTCCGGCCGCACCTCGGAACAGCTGAGGGCGTGCGCACAGTGA
- a CDS encoding PP2C family protein-serine/threonine phosphatase: MTPPVAVSARSDVGAVRHVNEDSYLAEDPLFLVADGMGGHARGELASRTAIESLNRTLRSGGLPTPDEVITAIDEANAAVRALSGADESGAAVAGTTLTGIVRVRVPELAAEQWMVVNVGDSRVYRWDGRSLTRLTVDHSAVQELVDAGLITEAQAEVHPERNVITRALGAEDFVDTDSELLPEQDRDTFLICSDGLTRELDDGRIAELLALGPADPAEVLVEAAKDAGGHDNITVIVIESVTGDDAPASTDTRDRAVGREAEDTQPRE; this comes from the coding sequence ATGACGCCACCCGTCGCCGTGAGCGCCCGCAGCGACGTGGGGGCCGTCCGCCACGTCAACGAGGACAGCTACCTCGCCGAGGACCCGCTGTTCCTCGTCGCCGACGGCATGGGAGGCCACGCCCGCGGCGAGCTCGCCAGCCGGACGGCGATCGAGAGCCTGAACCGCACCCTGCGCAGCGGCGGGCTCCCCACCCCGGACGAGGTCATCACCGCCATCGACGAGGCCAACGCCGCCGTCCGCGCGCTGTCGGGAGCCGACGAGTCGGGCGCCGCCGTCGCCGGAACGACGCTGACGGGGATCGTCCGGGTGCGCGTGCCGGAGCTCGCCGCCGAGCAGTGGATGGTGGTCAACGTCGGCGACTCCCGCGTCTACCGCTGGGACGGCCGGTCGCTCACGCGTCTCACCGTCGACCACAGCGCCGTGCAGGAGCTCGTCGACGCCGGCCTGATCACGGAGGCGCAGGCGGAGGTGCATCCGGAGCGCAACGTCATCACGCGCGCCCTCGGCGCCGAGGATTTCGTCGACACCGACAGCGAGCTCCTCCCGGAACAGGACCGGGATACCTTCCTGATCTGCTCGGACGGGCTGACCCGCGAGCTCGACGACGGCCGGATCGCCGAGCTGCTCGCCCTGGGACCGGCCGATCCGGCCGAGGTCCTGGTCGAGGCGGCCAAGGACGCGGGCGGCCACGACAACATAACGGTTATCGTGATTGAATCGGTGACCGGGGATGACGCTCCGGCTTCGACCGACACCCGGGACCGGGCTGTCGGCCGCGAGGCGGAGGACACGCAGCCGAGGGAGTAG